From the genome of Candidatus Hydrogenedentota bacterium:
CTGCTGAAGAACCACGCCGACGCCACTATCTTGACCGAGGAGGGCTGGGACGCCCTTCACCTGGCCGCCTGGCGCGAGCATCCGGAAATGGTGAATCTACTCCTCAGCTTCGGCGCCACGGCCAACCGCAAGACGGATCGGGGCTGGACCGTGGTCCACATGGCGGCCTTCAAGGGCAACATTCCGGTCCTCGACGCCATCAACCGCGACTGGCCCGCCTACCAGACCACGGAGCGGCCTTCGCTGGATGATCTGGACAAAGATGGGAACGCCCCGATACACCTAGCACTGAAGCAGGGGAAGTTGCAGATGGCCAATTTCCTCGTAATGAAACGGGCCAAGCTCAACATTGCCGACAAGGATGGGAGCACGCCGCTCCATCTGGCCATTCCGTCGGGTGATGTGGAGCTCGTTCGACTGATGGTTTCGCAAGGGGCCGACGCAAATGCGCGCAATGGCGCGGGAAAAACGCCCTACACGCTCTGCGCGGAGCAGAACAACGTCCCCATGGCCCAGATTATTCTCGCGGCGGGCGGCCTCCAGTAGTCGCCCTCAGATTCCGATCCGGTCCACCAGATCGGCCCACGCCCGATTCACGGGGAAGGGGCCCGGATACTTGACCCATTCCACATGGCCGTCCATATAGAGGACGTTGGCCCCGCCCGGCAGGTGATTGAAGCCCTGGGGGTTGAGGTCGATGCGATCATAGACGACGGCGACACTGGTCTGCGAGATGTCCGCGGCCGACGGGTTGTTGATGTCGGTAATCTGGAACCGCTCGACCCCCTCCCGGATACGAAACACCTGATGGGTCTCGCCGAAATCGTCGGTGAAGGACCAGGGGCTCTTCAATCGCTCCGGACTTGGGTCGTCCAGAACCGCCAAGAAGCCGTTGAGGAAAGGCTCGCTCACATCGCGGGTGCCTTCCTCCTCGATCCACTTGGTTTTGAAAATGAAGCCCGTGTAAAAGTAGGAAAGCTGGTCGAACAGGCACGGGTTGGCCGAACCGCCCTCCCGGGTGCCGCCGGGGCCGTCGGGACGGTTCCAGCGGCCTGATCGCTCTTCTTGAATAGCGTTGAAGCCCGAAGGGCAAACAAGGACGCGGGCGTCGGCTAGATATTCGGGATAGATCGCCTTCCCATCGAACATCATGGTACGCGTGTTTTTCACATCGCAATTGGGGCCGACATAGCTGTGTATCGGCGGAAAGTCCCCATTGCTCTCGCTGGCGTACATTTTAAAGGCCAGCCCCATCTGGCGAATGTTGTTGGAGCAACTCGCGCGACGCGCGGCTTCGCGGGCTCGGGCCAGGCCGGGTAACAACATGGCGGCCAGAATACTGATAATCGCCACCACCACCAGCAATTCGATCAGAGTAAAGCCAGTACGTCGGCGCATGGTAAGAATCTCCCGGCACCAGGGTGCCCGATCAGTAGCTCACTGAATAACAGGATAGCACCAAAACCCTAATAACGCAACTTCAATTCTTGCATTTCTACGGAAAGAAGCGCCGGATGGCAACAACCACCTCGTCGACGGCGGTCAGTTCCATTTCGGGGTAGAGTGGCAGGGAAAGCACGGCAGAGCAACGCTGCTCCGCCACAGGAAAATCGCCCGGGCCATACCCCAGAAAGCCATAGGCCGGTTGCAGGTGCACCGGGATGGGATAGTGCATCAGGGTCTGCACCCCCTGCTCCCTCAGAAAGGCTTGCAATTCATCGCGCCGTTCACAACGCACCGGATAGAGGTGGTGGTTCGACACCGCCCAGCCGGCCTGCGGGGGCAATTGAATTGGAAGTCCGGCGAGTCCGGTCGCGTAGCGTGCCGCCAGAACGCGGCGCTGCTCATTCCACGTGTCCACATGGGGAAGCTTGGCCCGGAGGATAGCCGCCTGAATCTCGTCGAGGCGACTGTTAAAGCCCGGCACCACGTGGTGATAGCGGGTTTCCTCGCCATAGTTCCGGAGCATGCGCAGGGCGGCATCCAGCGTCGGGTCGTCCGTTGTGACGGCCCCGGCGTCGCCGTAGGCCCCGAGATTCTTCGAAGGGTAAAAGCTGAAGGCCGCCAGATGCCCCAGGGTGCCGCAAGGACGTCCCTTGTACAGCGCGCCATGAGCCT
Proteins encoded in this window:
- a CDS encoding ankyrin repeat domain-containing protein — translated: MRHGLAAALLLMAFGTSLWGCEARVNRERDNYGFLELHKAAREGNVALAQKLIQEGAKVNLTDMDGMTPLHSAAKNNFLDLATLLLKNHADATILTEEGWDALHLAAWREHPEMVNLLLSFGATANRKTDRGWTVVHMAAFKGNIPVLDAINRDWPAYQTTERPSLDDLDKDGNAPIHLALKQGKLQMANFLVMKRAKLNIADKDGSTPLHLAIPSGDVELVRLMVSQGADANARNGAGKTPYTLCAEQNNVPMAQIILAAGGLQ
- a CDS encoding DegT/DnrJ/EryC1/StrS family aminotransferase — encoded protein: MVPFVELQSQFRAIEAEVREAIDRVLNRSWYVLGEECAGFETEFAAWVGTRYAVGVGSGTEAIHLALRAVGVGHGDEVITVANTCVPTIAGIGASGATPVLVDAHPETLTLDPEKLAAVLSKRTRAIVPVHLYGHPCDMDPIMAFAGEHGLTVVEDCAQAHGALYKGRPCGTLGHLAAFSFYPSKNLGAYGDAGAVTTDDPTLDAALRMLRNYGEETRYHHVVPGFNSRLDEIQAAILRAKLPHVDTWNEQRRVLAARYATGLAGLPIQLPPQAGWAVSNHHLYPVRCERRDELQAFLREQGVQTLMHYPIPVHLQPAYGFLGYGPGDFPVAEQRCSAVLSLPLYPEMELTAVDEVVVAIRRFFP